The uncultured Desulfovibrio sp. genome segment AAACGCCTAAAACCACAAAATCCTTTTGCCGCATACCCTCTCTCCGTATTCTCGTTGACGCTCAGGGAGTGTTGACGCTGTGAGAAATTTTGTTCTCTGCCAGGGATGGAAGCCTTTTTATGAAAGGAGTGTCCGTTGGGTACTCAACTGGAATAAAAAGGTTTTCTGACGCAGGCAGGGAGCAAAAGAGCCATAGCGTGAACAGGCCCAAATCGGTTGGTCCCGCGCCGCGCGTAACCGCAGGCGGCGGGGAAGGATCAGCCATAGCCGCGCAAGGCGGGCAATTCGCATCAGCCGAGCAGACGGAGGGGGGTACCGTCAAGACCGGCTGCCGCATACTAGTGGCATTTTTGCCCCGCGTAAACACCGGCCTTGCGCAAACCTGCACAGCGGCCCTATTCCTGACCGGAAATCAGGCGCTGGGCCAGCGCACCGGGCGGATTTCCGGGCTGTCTTCATGCAGCGCGCTCTGCTCTACTGTTCCTTCGGGAGATTCAACGGCCTGGGGCTTCAGCCCGCCGGAAAGCGCCGCCTGCTTGAGCACCTCGCGGGTGCGGGCAAACATGTTGCTGAGAATGGAGTTGGAAACCAGCATACCGCTACGGGTCAGCCGCATATAGCCCTGCCGGATGCGGATAAGCCCGTTTTCGTGCAGGGCCTGCACCAGCCGCTGGTGATCACGCACAAAGTCGCGCCCGGTCATTTCGCGGTACTCTTTTACGCGTAGACCCCGCGCTGTGCGCAGGCGCAGCATCAAAAGCTCAAGCACGCGTGCTTCGGGCGTGAGTTCTTCCACAGTCTGGGCCAGTTTGCCTTCGCGGGTGCGGGCGTTCCAAGCGGCCTGGCTTGACGGATTTGTCCAGCGGCGGTTGTTGATGGTGGACGTGGCCGAAGGGCCAAGACCAAGATAGTCTTCCCCCTCCCAGTAGCCCATGTTGTGGCGGCACTGAAACCCCATGCGGGCGAAATTGGAAATTTCATAGTGCAGGTAGCCGTGTTGCTCAAGCATGGCAGCGCCTTCCATGAACATGATGTTCTGGTCGCGCTCCGGCGGCAGGGTCAGGCGGCCCTCTTCCACATCAAGCTCCAGCGGGGTTCCCGGCTCAAGCGTGAGGCCATAGGCGGAAATATGGTCGGGGGTCATGCGGATAACATCTTTGAGCGTTTGCAGCCATTGGCGCACGCTCAGCCCCGGCAGGCCCCACATGAGATCAAGATTGATGTTGGCGCAGCCCGCCTCGCGCGCCAAAAAGGCCACGTGCAGACTGTCCTGCGCCTTGTGCGGACGGCCCAGCATGCGCAGCATGCCTTCGTCCATACTCTGCACGCCGATGGAAAGGCGGTTGATGCCCGCATCCAGATACTGGGCCGCGCGGTGCCCGCCGCGCAGGGATTCCGGATTGGCCTCAAGCGTCACCTCGGCCTTGGGAACGAGCCTGAAATACTTGTTAATGCGCTCCATGGTCAGGCCGATGATGCGCGGCGAAAGCAGGCTGGGCGTACCCCCGCCAAAAAAGACAGACTGCACTTCGCTGCCGCCAAGCTGGTCGCCCCAGTGGGCCAGTTCCAGAAACAGGGTATCCACATAGTCGCGCACGGCGGGGGAGCTGGCCGCATCAACGCCGCGCCCAAGCGGGCTTGAATGAAAGGCGCAGTAGCGGCAGCGTGTGGAGCAAAAGGGAACATGTATATAAAGCAGCATAAGCGATCCTGTGAGTGACAAAAAAACGACGCTCCGCCTGTGCGTAAGGCCCTGCGGAACAAGGAAAAGCCAGTTTTGCAGCAAGCTGGCAACAGATTTGAACAAGAGCTGCAAGGAATATGCCCGCATCCGCCGCCGTGCCGGGAATTCCGCGCGCGGGCGGCTGCCCGCCCTTGGCAAAAACGCGGCGGCGAAGTATATTCACCAATTGGAACACGGCGCAAGCGCCCTGCGGCCTTCTGCCGCATCTTTCACCGCGCTGGCGGCTGTACGCAACGCACTTTCAGGAGAAGCAGCTCTATGGATATACGCTTTCAGAATCTCGGACCGGAACAATGGAAGGGGGACGTTCTGCTGGCCCCCGTCTGCCAGGATGAAACTCTGCTTGAGCAGATTCCTGAGCTGGACAAGGTTGCTCCCTGGCTGGTCATAGCCCCTGCCCTGCGTGACTTCAAGGGCAAGACGGGCGAACTGGCCCTGCTGCACGGACATCCCGACCTTTCCGTTCCCCGTGTGCTGGCCGTGGGCCTTGGCCCGAGGGAAAAGGTCTCCACCGCCGACATCCGCAAGGCCATTGCCGCCGCAGTGCAACTGTGCCGCAAGCAGGGCTACACGTCCATAGTGCTGCCCGAACCGGCTCTGGCAAAACTGCCCGGAGGCCGTGAACGGCTGGTGGAAGAATGCGTATGCGCCGCCCAGCTTGCCCTGTACCGCTTTACGGCCCTTAAAAAGGCCGATACGGACGAAGCCGCCGACCCGCAGTGGCTGGCCGTGGCCTTTGACGGCCAAGAAGTGCCGGACGCCGCCCATGCCGCCGCCCGCAGGGGCGAAAACGCCGCCTGGGCCGTGAGCCTTGCGCGCGACCTTGCCACCACGCCGCCCAATTTGCTCTACCCTGAAATGCTGGCCCAGAAAGCGCAGGAACTGGCGCGCGAAAAAGGCTTTGCCTGCACCGTGCTGGACGAAACCGATCTGGAAAAGGAAGGCATGGGCTGCCTCATGGCCGTGGGCCAGGGGTCGGGCCGTCCGCCCCGCCTCATCGTGCTGGAGCACGCTCCTGCCGGACATGAACAGGACAAGCCCCTCGTGCTTGTGGGCAAGGGCATCACCTTTGATACGGGCGGCATCAGCCTCAAGCCCGCCGCCAACATGCACCAGATGAAGGCCGACATGACCGGTGCCGCAACGGTGCTGGCCACGGTGGCGGCCCTTGCGCAGGAGGACGCACCCCGCCGTGTGGTGGGCTTGCTGGCCTGCGCCGAAAACATGCCCGGTGGCCGCGCCATGCGCCCCGGCGATGTGGTGCGCGCCGCCAATGGCGACACCGTTGAAATTCAGAATACCGATGCGGAAGGCCGCCTTGCCCTGTGCGATGCACTGGCCTACGCCCAGAAAACATGGGTTCCGGCTGCTGTGGTTGATATTGCCACCCTCACCGGGGCCTGCGCCGTTGCGCTGGGAACCCAGCTTGCGGGCCTGTTCAGCGATGATGCCGACCTTGCCGAGCGCATCCGCGCGGCAGGCGGCGCTTGCGGCGAAGAGTACTGGCCCCTGCCGCTGTGGAAGCCCTATGCTGAATCGCTCAAAAGTGAAGTGGCCGATATTTGCCACATGGGCCCGCGTGAAGGCGGGGCCATCAACGCCGCGCTCTTTTTGCAACACTTTATTCAAGAGGGCGTGCGCTGGGCCCATCTGGACATTGCCGGGGTAGACTGGGCCGCCAAGGCCACGCCCATTGCTCCGGTAGGGCCCACGGCCTTTGGCGCGCGTACGCTGCTCGATCTCGCCAGGGGAGGCGTATAATGAAGGTATTTCTCATCGGAGCCGGACCCGGTGATCCGGGACTGCTGACCATCAAGGGGCGTGACGCCCTGGCCGCCGCCGATGTGGTGGTATACGACGCCCTGGCAAACGACAGCCTGCTTTCTTACGCCCGCCCCGATGCGGAAAAAATCTATGTGGGCAAGGTGGCGGGCAACCACGCCCTGCCGCAGGATCAGATCAACGCCCTCCTGGTCAGCAAGGCCAAGGAAGGCAACGTTGTGGCCCGCCTGAAAGGCGGCGACCCCTACATCTTCGGTCGCGGCGGCGAAGAAGGCGAAGAACTGGCGGCTGCGGGCATTCCCTTTGAAGAGGTGCCCGGCATCAGCAGCACCATCGCCGCCCCCGCCTATGCGGGCATTCCCGTGACCCACAGGGATTTTGCCTCTTCCGTGACCATCATCACCGGGCACGAAAATCCGGACAAGCCCGGCTCCGTGCACAACTGGAAGGCCCTTGCCGCCAGCGCCTCCACTCTGGTCTTTGTGATGGGCATGAAAAACCTGCCCGACATCGCCCGCAATCTGCTTGAAGCAGGGATGGATCCGCACACCCCGGCGGCGCTTATCTATCGCGGCACAACGCCCTATCAGCGCAGCCTTGTGGATACCCTGGCCCGTCTGCCCCAGGCGGCGGTTGAAGCCAAATTCACCAATCCTTCGGTCATTCTTGTGGGCAAGGTTGCCACCTTGCGCGACACCCTTGGCTGGTTTGAGAAAAAGCCGCTTTTTGGCCGCAGCGTTGTTGTAACCCGCGCGCGCGAGCAGGCCAGCGGTCTCGCCCAGAGCCTTACGGCGCTGGGGGCCGAGGTCATCCAGTGCCCTACCATTGAAATCAGCCCTCTTGCCGATTATGCGGAACTTGACGCGGCTCTGGACAATCTTGCCAGCTACGGCTGGGTTATCTTTACCTCGGTCAACGGCGTAAAGCACTTCTGGCTGCGGCTGGCAAAAACGGGCAAGGACAGCCGCGCCCTCGGCAACTGCAAGGTGGCCGCCATCGGCCCCGCCACCGCCGACGCTCTGACCGAACGCGGCATCATCCCCGATTTCATTCCCGAGCGCTACATGGCCGAGGGTGTGCTTGAAGGCCTGATGGCCCTTGAAAACGGCAACGTGGCTGGCATGCGCTTTTTGCTGCCCCGCGCCGCCAAGGCCCGCGAAGTGCTGCCCGAAGAACTGCGCAAGGCAGGAGCAGTGGTGGACGTTATTTCCGCCTACGAAACCGTACCCGCAGCGCACAAAAGGGATGAAGTCCTCGAACGCATCAACGCTGGCACCCTGAACTGCGTGACCTTCGGCTCCTCCTCCACAGTGGAGAACTTCCTCTCCCTTATCCCGGCTGCAATCCTCAAGACGCACCCGGAAGTGAAGCTGGCCGCCATCGGGCCGGTAACGGCAGAAACGCTGCAAAAAAATGGCCTTACCTGCAACATCATGCCCATGGATTACACCATCCCGGCACTGGTGGACGCCCTGAAAACGTACTTTGCGAGATAAAACATGCCCCTGAATATCGCCATACTGGCCTCCGGCAGCGGCACAAACGCTCAGGCCATGATCGACAAGGCCGCCCAGGGCGTGCTTGACGTGAACATTGCCCTGATCGTTTGTAACCGCCCCGGTGCGGGAGTTGTGAGCCGTGCGGAAAAGGCGGGCATCCCCTGCCTTGTACTGGATCACAAAAGCTTCCCCGATCGCGAGAGCTTTGACGCCCGCATGGTTGAGGCCCTGCGTGAAGCCGGGGCTGAGCTTGTGGTGCTGGCGGGCTATATGCGTCTGCTGACCCCTGTGTTCCTTGAGGCCTTTGCCGGAAAGGTCATCAATATCCACCCGGCGCTGCTGCCCAGCTTTCCCGGTGTGCACGGTGGTGCCGATGCCGTCAACTATGGCGTCAAGGTTTCCGGCTGCACCGTGCATTTTGTGGAAGAAAAGGTGGACAGCGGCCCAGTGCTGATTCAGGCCGTTGTGCCGGTCAACGCTGGCGAAAGCGAGGACGACCTCATGAACCGCATCCATGTAATGGAGCACCGCATCTATCCCCAGGCAATCCAGTGGCTGGCGCAGGGGCGCATAGATGTGCAGGGGCGGCAGGTGCACCTCAAGCCCGGCAATAGCCCCCGCGCGCAGCACGATGGCGACTGGCTGGTGTGGCCGCCGCTGGAGCAGGGATTTTAATTGCTGCCAACGGTAGGTCCTTTAACGAAATGATGAGGAGGCCCTTTAACAAAGGGTCTCCTTTTTTTGACAGTTTTCAAAACCGGCGGTGCTGAATGTTCCGCTGTCGCCCGCCTTGCCACCTGTCGCCCTCGGCTGATTTCATTACTTACAAAAGTTTCAAAACTTACAAATCTAGAATCCGCGTTGCTCAGGCGCAATTTGATGTGCTATTTTTCTAATATCAACAGAGCATATTTTATTCTTTGCTCAATCAATCAGTTTTTTGCCACTCTTTCGGCCACAAGCAATTTCTCGCGCAATAGCTTGAAATAATGGCAAAATCACCTACTTTTGAGGAAACCCTTATGACGCAGCAGTTTACCCGCAGAAAATTTCTGCAATCGGCCTGCATCACCATCAGCGCGCTGACGGTGAACATGAGCGGCATTGAAAAAGCTCTTGCCGCAGCCGCTGGTGTCGGCCCCCTGGCCACCTGCGACATCTTGATCATCGGATCAGGTGGCGCTGGCCTGCGAGCCGCCGTGGCAGCCCTGCAAAAAAATCCCAAACTCAACGTGGTTGTGGTCAGCAAGTGCATGCCTTCGCGTAGCGCCACCTGTATGGCCGAAGGCGGCATCAACGGCGTCACCGATTTCAGCAAGGGCGACTCCTACGAGCTGCACTGCTTTGATACCGTGAAGGGCGGCGACTATCTGGTTGACCAGGAATCCACGCTCAAATTCTGCGAGCAGGCAGGCCCCGCCATCCTTGAACTGGATTATCTGGGCATGCCCTTCTCGCGCACGGCTGAAGGCAAGGTCAAGGCCCGCCCCTTTGGCGGCGCATCCAAGGTACGTTGCAACTACTCCGCCGACAAAACCGGCCACATCGTTGCCCACACCTGCCTGGACGATGCCCTGAGCCACGGCGTCAAATTCCTCATGGATCACGAGCTGCTTGATGTGGCCGTGGACAATGGCCGCTGCGAAGGCGCCGTGCTGCGCAACATCCGCACCGGCGAAATCGCCCCTGTGCGCGCCAAGGCCGTGGTGCTTGCCACCGGCGGCTATACCCGCATTTTCTGGAACCGCACTTCCACCCCCTACATTGCCACAGGCGACGGCGTTGCAGCTGCCCTGCGCGCGGGCATTCCCTTCAAGGATGCCGAAATGGTGCAGTTCCACCCCACGGGCGTGGTGCACGGCGGCGTGCTGATTACCGAAGCGGCGCGCGGTGAAGGCGGCTATCTGCTCAACAACAAGGGCGAGCGCTTCATGAAGACCTACGCCCCCGCCAAGATGGAACTTGGACCCCGCGACATCGTGGCCCGCGCCATTGAGACGGAAATCCGCGAAGGGCGCGGCTACGGTCAGGGCCTGGAAGCCTATGTGCTGCTTGACCTGAGGCACCTCGGCAAGGATAAGATCGTGCACGATCTGCCGCAGATCCGCCACGTGGGCAAGCTTTTTGAAAATATCGACCTTGTGGACAAGCCCATGGTCATCCGCCCCACGGCCCACTACTCCATGGGCGGCATTGACGTGAACACCTTTGACGACATGGCCACGGTTGTGCCCGGCCTGTTTGCCGCTGGTGAAGCTTCGTGCGTGTCCATCCACGGCGCAAACCGCCTTGGCGGCAATTCGCTGGCCGATGCGGTGGTAACGGGCAAAATCGCCGGTAACGGCGCGGCGGCCTTTGCCAGCCATGCCGATTTTGGCGCGGGCAAACGCCTCACCGACCTGACCGCCCGCTGGCAGGATCGCTTCCGCAACACCACCAACGGCGGCGATGCCAAACAGATGTACTCCATCCGCGAAGAAATGGGCGCACAGCTCTGGGACAACATGGGTATTTTCCGCACCCAGTCCAAGCTTGACTCCCTGAGCAGCACCCTGGCCGACCTGCGTTCGCGCTACGACGCCCTGCGCGTCCCCAACGCCAACCCCGTCTACAATACGGTGTTCACCGAATATGTGGAGCTGGGCAACATGCTGCAACTGGCCCAGGCCGCCTGCCTTGCCGCCTCAGAGCGCAAGGAATCGCGCGGCGCGCACACCCGCGAGGACTTCCCCAAGCGTGACGATGCCAACTTCCTCAAGCACAGCATGGTCACCATGGACGACAGCGGCAAAATGCGCATGGGCTGGAAAGAAGTGGAGATCACCAAATTCAAGCCCGAGGAGCGGAAGTACTAATGCCCACTATCATCATTGACCGCTTTGACGGCAAAAACAGTTTTGAGCAGAGCTACAAACTTGATCCGGCGGACGTAGAGGGCAAGACCGTGCTCAACACCCTGCTGTTCATCAAACAGACCCAGGATCCCACGCTGAACTTCACGGCCTCCTGCCGCTGCGCCATCTGTGGAGCATGCGCCGTGCGCGTTAACGGGCATGCGATTCTGGCCTGCGACACCAAGATGGACGACCTTGCCAAAACCTACGGTTCAGAAACTCTCCACATTTCGCCTCTGGCGAACTTCACGGTTATTTCCGACCTTGTGGTGGACTGGGAACCCGCCATGGAAAACCTGCGCAGGGTGCATCCGGGCATGGTGGCAAAGTCCGAATTCTCCATGAAGGAAGGCTGCCGCCA includes the following:
- the sdhA gene encoding 8-methylmenaquinol:fumarate reductase flavoprotein subunit; the encoded protein is MTQQFTRRKFLQSACITISALTVNMSGIEKALAAAAGVGPLATCDILIIGSGGAGLRAAVAALQKNPKLNVVVVSKCMPSRSATCMAEGGINGVTDFSKGDSYELHCFDTVKGGDYLVDQESTLKFCEQAGPAILELDYLGMPFSRTAEGKVKARPFGGASKVRCNYSADKTGHIVAHTCLDDALSHGVKFLMDHELLDVAVDNGRCEGAVLRNIRTGEIAPVRAKAVVLATGGYTRIFWNRTSTPYIATGDGVAAALRAGIPFKDAEMVQFHPTGVVHGGVLITEAARGEGGYLLNNKGERFMKTYAPAKMELGPRDIVARAIETEIREGRGYGQGLEAYVLLDLRHLGKDKIVHDLPQIRHVGKLFENIDLVDKPMVIRPTAHYSMGGIDVNTFDDMATVVPGLFAAGEASCVSIHGANRLGGNSLADAVVTGKIAGNGAAAFASHADFGAGKRLTDLTARWQDRFRNTTNGGDAKQMYSIREEMGAQLWDNMGIFRTQSKLDSLSSTLADLRSRYDALRVPNANPVYNTVFTEYVELGNMLQLAQAACLAASERKESRGAHTREDFPKRDDANFLKHSMVTMDDSGKMRMGWKEVEITKFKPEERKY
- the hemW gene encoding radical SAM family heme chaperone HemW; the protein is MLLYIHVPFCSTRCRYCAFHSSPLGRGVDAASSPAVRDYVDTLFLELAHWGDQLGGSEVQSVFFGGGTPSLLSPRIIGLTMERINKYFRLVPKAEVTLEANPESLRGGHRAAQYLDAGINRLSIGVQSMDEGMLRMLGRPHKAQDSLHVAFLAREAGCANINLDLMWGLPGLSVRQWLQTLKDVIRMTPDHISAYGLTLEPGTPLELDVEEGRLTLPPERDQNIMFMEGAAMLEQHGYLHYEISNFARMGFQCRHNMGYWEGEDYLGLGPSATSTINNRRWTNPSSQAAWNARTREGKLAQTVEELTPEARVLELLMLRLRTARGLRVKEYREMTGRDFVRDHQRLVQALHENGLIRIRQGYMRLTRSGMLVSNSILSNMFARTREVLKQAALSGGLKPQAVESPEGTVEQSALHEDSPEIRPVRWPSA
- the cobA gene encoding uroporphyrinogen-III C-methyltransferase; translated protein: MKVFLIGAGPGDPGLLTIKGRDALAAADVVVYDALANDSLLSYARPDAEKIYVGKVAGNHALPQDQINALLVSKAKEGNVVARLKGGDPYIFGRGGEEGEELAAAGIPFEEVPGISSTIAAPAYAGIPVTHRDFASSVTIITGHENPDKPGSVHNWKALAASASTLVFVMGMKNLPDIARNLLEAGMDPHTPAALIYRGTTPYQRSLVDTLARLPQAAVEAKFTNPSVILVGKVATLRDTLGWFEKKPLFGRSVVVTRAREQASGLAQSLTALGAEVIQCPTIEISPLADYAELDAALDNLASYGWVIFTSVNGVKHFWLRLAKTGKDSRALGNCKVAAIGPATADALTERGIIPDFIPERYMAEGVLEGLMALENGNVAGMRFLLPRAAKAREVLPEELRKAGAVVDVISAYETVPAAHKRDEVLERINAGTLNCVTFGSSSTVENFLSLIPAAILKTHPEVKLAAIGPVTAETLQKNGLTCNIMPMDYTIPALVDALKTYFAR
- the purN gene encoding phosphoribosylglycinamide formyltransferase, with the translated sequence MPLNIAILASGSGTNAQAMIDKAAQGVLDVNIALIVCNRPGAGVVSRAEKAGIPCLVLDHKSFPDRESFDARMVEALREAGAELVVLAGYMRLLTPVFLEAFAGKVINIHPALLPSFPGVHGGADAVNYGVKVSGCTVHFVEEKVDSGPVLIQAVVPVNAGESEDDLMNRIHVMEHRIYPQAIQWLAQGRIDVQGRQVHLKPGNSPRAQHDGDWLVWPPLEQGF
- a CDS encoding leucyl aminopeptidase, giving the protein MDIRFQNLGPEQWKGDVLLAPVCQDETLLEQIPELDKVAPWLVIAPALRDFKGKTGELALLHGHPDLSVPRVLAVGLGPREKVSTADIRKAIAAAVQLCRKQGYTSIVLPEPALAKLPGGRERLVEECVCAAQLALYRFTALKKADTDEAADPQWLAVAFDGQEVPDAAHAAARRGENAAWAVSLARDLATTPPNLLYPEMLAQKAQELAREKGFACTVLDETDLEKEGMGCLMAVGQGSGRPPRLIVLEHAPAGHEQDKPLVLVGKGITFDTGGISLKPAANMHQMKADMTGAATVLATVAALAQEDAPRRVVGLLACAENMPGGRAMRPGDVVRAANGDTVEIQNTDAEGRLALCDALAYAQKTWVPAAVVDIATLTGACAVALGTQLAGLFSDDADLAERIRAAGGACGEEYWPLPLWKPYAESLKSEVADICHMGPREGGAINAALFLQHFIQEGVRWAHLDIAGVDWAAKATPIAPVGPTAFGARTLLDLARGGV